A genome region from Indicator indicator isolate 239-I01 chromosome 24, UM_Iind_1.1, whole genome shotgun sequence includes the following:
- the EDN3 gene encoding endothelin-3 — protein MELGLLFLFGLTITSTAGSALPRPRSLPLPGGAEPRSEALGQKDREESEASALPAGGRAKVDGGALRRRARRCTCYTYKDKECVYYCHLDIIWINTPERTVPYGLSNFRGSYRGKRSTGQIQSAFPSSFRCSCVDAHDEQCMQFCRRTQDRRRNHESMKKTEEKDQCREEQHSFFQ, from the exons ATGGAGCTGGGTTTATTGTTCCTCTTTGGACTTACAATTACATCGACTGCAG GGTCCGCTCTGCCCCGACCCCGCTCCCTTCCCCTGCCGGGCGGCGCTGAGCCGCGCTCGGAGGCGCTGGGGCAGAAGGATCGGGAGGAGAGCGAAGCGTCGGCGCTGCCTGCCGGCGGCAGGGCCAAGGTAGACGGCGGGGCTCTTCGGCGGCGGGCCCGGCGCTGCACTTGCTACACCTACAAGGACAAGGAGTGCGTCTACTACTGCCATCTCGACATCATCTGGATCAACACCCCCGA GAGGACTGTGCCATATGGGCTGTCTAACTTCAGAGGCAGTTATAGAGGCAAAAGATCTACAGGCCAGATTCAAAGTGCTTTCCCATCTTCATTTCGGTGCTCTTGTGTGGATGCTCATGATGAACAGTGCATGCAGTTTTGCAGAAGAACACAAGACAGAAGGAG aaatcATGAATCAATGAAAAAGACAGAGGAGAAAGACCAATGCAGAGAAGAACAACACTCTTTCTTTCAGTAG